Proteins from a genomic interval of Bradyrhizobium sp. CCGB01:
- a CDS encoding mucoidy inhibitor MuiA family protein, translated as MRITARCLATTSLVLVTMAAASPLWAADVDTNSAIDAVTVYPDGATVTRIIAIDLPSGDSTLVAKDFPLGLDTSSIRVEGEGGAKLTIGTIDARPPRAAPVNLPELEKRIEALNDQRADLQGAIDSANARRKFAERFAEVSPVGIGEKGEARPIAEWRTAFTAVGDEIASADTAIRDATRKLREIDRQIAQLELERKAKPPSKLEVRMDVAATAATKATLRVTYNVRNARWLPLYDARLDTGAKDRKPQLELVRRAEITQSTGEDWSNVTLGVSTVRINRGGSAPELGSLVAQYPQPPRPMALGTASDLARPAPMTRQAQSPAMAKIAEASEQRERADEQQAVAEIGDFQATFKIPGRVSLGAAEGAKSLRIASMSVPADLAVRAAPVMDPTAFLEASFKQTDDTTLLPGKVAIYRDGVFVGRGKLSASAKDDVVRLGFGADDKVRIERAVLKRNEGSAGLLVTTSKTDERSFKTTIRNGHDFPIKVVIEDQLPVSESEDIVVEMLPATTPPTASNIRDKRGVLEWSFDAKPGEVKDINFAWRIRWPKDKSMVIVPAG; from the coding sequence ATGCGCATCACCGCAAGATGTTTGGCAACGACGAGCCTGGTTCTGGTGACCATGGCGGCGGCGTCGCCGTTATGGGCCGCCGATGTGGACACCAATTCGGCGATCGACGCCGTCACGGTCTACCCCGATGGCGCCACTGTCACACGCATCATTGCGATCGACCTGCCGTCTGGGGACTCGACGCTGGTCGCCAAGGACTTTCCGCTCGGTCTCGATACGTCCTCCATCCGGGTCGAGGGCGAAGGCGGCGCAAAACTCACCATCGGCACGATCGATGCGCGGCCGCCGCGCGCCGCGCCGGTCAACCTGCCCGAGCTGGAAAAGCGTATCGAGGCCCTGAACGACCAGCGCGCCGACCTGCAAGGCGCCATCGACTCGGCCAATGCGCGGCGCAAATTTGCGGAGCGCTTTGCGGAAGTCTCCCCCGTGGGCATCGGCGAGAAGGGCGAGGCACGGCCGATCGCCGAATGGCGCACGGCCTTTACCGCCGTCGGCGACGAAATTGCGAGCGCCGATACGGCCATCCGTGACGCCACGCGCAAGCTGCGCGAGATCGACCGGCAGATCGCCCAGCTCGAGCTCGAGCGCAAGGCCAAGCCGCCGAGCAAGCTCGAGGTCCGCATGGATGTTGCCGCGACAGCCGCGACCAAGGCGACGCTGCGGGTCACTTATAACGTACGCAATGCGCGCTGGTTGCCGCTCTATGATGCCCGGCTCGACACCGGCGCCAAGGACCGCAAGCCGCAGCTCGAGCTTGTCCGCCGCGCCGAGATCACGCAGTCGACCGGCGAGGACTGGTCGAACGTGACGCTCGGCGTCTCCACGGTCCGGATCAATCGCGGCGGCAGCGCTCCGGAGCTGGGCTCGCTGGTGGCGCAATATCCGCAACCGCCGAGGCCGATGGCACTCGGCACGGCCTCCGATCTGGCGCGGCCTGCGCCAATGACGCGCCAGGCGCAATCGCCGGCAATGGCCAAGATTGCGGAAGCGTCCGAGCAGCGCGAGCGTGCCGACGAGCAGCAGGCGGTTGCCGAGATCGGTGACTTCCAGGCCACGTTCAAGATTCCGGGCCGCGTCAGCCTCGGCGCTGCTGAGGGCGCCAAGAGCCTGCGCATCGCTTCCATGAGCGTGCCCGCCGATCTCGCAGTGCGCGCGGCACCGGTGATGGACCCGACCGCCTTCCTCGAAGCCAGCTTCAAGCAGACCGACGACACGACCCTGCTGCCCGGCAAGGTCGCGATCTATCGTGACGGCGTCTTCGTCGGCCGCGGCAAGCTCTCGGCTTCGGCCAAGGACGACGTCGTGCGGCTCGGCTTCGGCGCCGACGACAAGGTCAGGATCGAGCGCGCCGTGCTCAAGCGCAACGAAGGTTCGGCCGGCCTGCTCGTGACGACGTCGAAGACCGACGAGCGTTCGTTCAAGACCACGATCCGCAACGGTCACGACTTCCCGATCAAGGTCGTGATCGAGGATCAGCTGCCGGTCAGCGAGAGCGAGGACATCGTCGTCGAGATGCTGCCCGCGACCACGCCGCCGACCGCAAGCAACATCCGCGACAAGCGCGGCGTGCTGGAATGGTCGTTCGACGCCAAGCCCGGCGAAGTCAAGGACATCAACTTCGCCTGGCGCATCCGCTGGCCGAAGGACAAGAGCATGGTGATCGTGCCGGCGGGCTAG
- a CDS encoding heme ABC transporter ATP-binding protein: MSAVIEAHGLTRRAGRARLLDGVGLTVSAGEMVAIIGPNGAGKSTLLRLLSGDLRPNQGEIRLKQRDISSYTPRELAARRAMLSQHINVTFPFTVEEIVLMGAGDRSARDAGPLVDAALDEVGLLHFRERQLPTLSGGEQQRAHFARVLVQLACGEAQHGPGLLLLDEPTSSLDLRHQIDLVEAARRRAAGGTAVVAILHDLNLAIRFADRLIVLNGGKLAADGPRAKIVTREIIRDIFEIDAVVHQSDDGVPYVLPQSMRAPGPASGT, translated from the coding sequence GTGAGCGCCGTGATCGAGGCGCATGGCTTAACCAGGCGCGCCGGCCGTGCGAGGCTGCTCGATGGCGTCGGCCTGACGGTTTCGGCCGGCGAGATGGTCGCGATCATCGGTCCGAACGGCGCCGGCAAGTCGACGCTACTGCGGCTGCTCTCCGGCGACCTCCGCCCGAACCAGGGCGAGATCCGGCTGAAGCAGCGCGACATCAGCAGCTACACGCCGCGCGAACTCGCCGCGCGCCGGGCGATGCTGTCCCAGCACATCAACGTCACGTTTCCCTTCACGGTCGAGGAGATCGTGCTGATGGGCGCAGGTGACCGCAGCGCGCGCGATGCCGGCCCGCTCGTCGACGCCGCACTGGACGAGGTAGGGCTATTGCATTTCCGCGAACGGCAATTGCCGACGCTGTCGGGCGGCGAGCAGCAGCGCGCCCATTTCGCCCGCGTCTTGGTGCAGCTCGCCTGCGGCGAGGCCCAGCATGGACCGGGGCTATTGCTGCTGGACGAGCCGACGTCGAGCCTGGATCTGCGTCACCAGATCGACCTCGTCGAAGCGGCGCGCCGCCGCGCGGCCGGCGGCACGGCTGTCGTCGCGATCCTGCACGACCTCAACCTCGCGATCCGCTTCGCCGACCGGCTGATCGTGCTGAACGGCGGCAAGCTCGCCGCCGACGGCCCACGCGCCAAAATCGTCACGCGCGAGATCATCCGCGACATCTTCGAGATCGACGCCGTCGTCCATCAGTCCGACGACGGCGTGCCTTACGTGCTGCCGCAATCGATGCGGGCGCCGGGGCCTGCCTCGGGTACCTAG
- a CDS encoding iron ABC transporter permease, whose product MSVAAGTEARSPRRHAGAGRRFSSVAIPLLLAMLAVTTVIALTVGAAGIPLSRLPAALGFAGNTASDAMTARDQLVLWAIRIPRIAAAAMVGGLLAATGAIMQGLFRNPLADPALVGVSSGGALAAVSAIVFTDSALGDSLRFLQTELLPLAAFAGSLATTVILYSISSRSGRTSITIFLLAGIAFTAIANAGIGLLIFIADDRQLRDITFWMLGSMSGASWAKDAVLAPVLLVGLAACTFIARGLDLLVLGEADAFHGGVDVERLKRISIVLVAAMTGVAVSVCGVIGFVGIVVPHLLRLLIGPAHRLLLPASVLLGAILMVGADTLARTIVAPAEMPIGILTAAIGAPFFLGILLRQRGLASL is encoded by the coding sequence ATGAGCGTGGCGGCCGGGACCGAGGCGCGGAGCCCGCGACGACACGCCGGTGCAGGACGGCGGTTCTCCTCCGTTGCAATCCCCCTGCTGCTCGCAATGCTCGCCGTCACCACGGTCATCGCGCTGACCGTCGGCGCGGCCGGGATTCCCCTGTCTCGTCTGCCTGCCGCGCTGGGTTTCGCCGGCAACACGGCTTCCGATGCCATGACGGCACGCGACCAGCTCGTGCTGTGGGCGATCCGTATCCCGCGGATCGCAGCGGCCGCAATGGTCGGCGGCCTGCTCGCAGCCACGGGCGCGATCATGCAGGGGCTATTCCGCAATCCGCTCGCCGATCCCGCGCTGGTCGGTGTCTCCAGCGGCGGCGCGTTGGCTGCCGTGTCTGCGATCGTCTTTACCGATTCGGCTCTTGGCGATTCCTTGCGATTTCTCCAGACCGAGCTGCTGCCGCTGGCGGCGTTCGCCGGCTCGCTGGCGACGACCGTGATCCTCTACAGCATCTCCAGCCGTTCCGGCCGCACCTCGATTACGATCTTCCTGCTTGCCGGTATCGCCTTCACCGCAATCGCCAATGCCGGCATCGGCCTGCTCATCTTCATCGCGGACGATCGTCAGCTCCGCGACATCACCTTCTGGATGTTGGGATCGATGAGCGGAGCGAGCTGGGCCAAGGATGCCGTGCTCGCGCCGGTGCTCCTGGTCGGGCTTGCAGCCTGCACCTTCATCGCCCGCGGGCTCGACCTGCTCGTGCTGGGCGAAGCCGACGCGTTTCACGGCGGGGTCGATGTCGAGCGGCTGAAGCGCATATCGATCGTGCTGGTTGCCGCCATGACCGGCGTTGCCGTCTCGGTCTGCGGCGTGATCGGTTTCGTCGGCATCGTCGTGCCGCATTTGCTGCGACTCCTGATCGGGCCCGCGCACCGGCTGCTCTTGCCCGCCTCCGTCCTGCTCGGCGCGATCCTCATGGTCGGCGCCGACACCCTCGCCCGGACCATCGTGGCGCCGGCAGAAATGCCGATCGGCATCCTGACCGCGGCGATCGGCGCGCCGTTCTTTCTTGGCATCCTGCTGCGGCAGCGCGGGCTGGCCTCGCTGTGA
- a CDS encoding hemin ABC transporter substrate-binding protein yields the protein MTFCRTLTNLLFSGTIALASTAHAAGITVHDARNRDVAVTDFARTVSIGGAITEILYALGLESRLVGVDTTSLYPAAALHDKPSVGYMRQISAEGVLGLNPTLILAIQGAGPREAMDLLETAKVPLVLVPETYSEEGLIEKIKLVGHAMGVDARAECLSVAVSADLKQLRALRAKVTKPVRVMFVMSLQNGRAMVAGHKTAADEIIQLAGAANAVEDYDGYKIIGDEAIVAAKPDVVLSIDRDKDSLRADAVYSHPGFALTPVAANKSFIAMDGLYLLGFGPRTAAAARDLSVKLYPALADNGGAFTSALSATNCRQ from the coding sequence ATGACATTTTGTCGCACCCTCACAAACCTTCTGTTTTCCGGCACAATCGCGCTCGCATCGACCGCGCACGCTGCCGGTATCACGGTGCATGATGCGCGCAATCGCGATGTCGCGGTCACCGACTTCGCGCGCACGGTCTCAATCGGCGGCGCCATCACCGAGATCCTCTATGCGCTCGGGCTCGAGAGCCGGCTGGTCGGCGTCGACACCACGAGCCTTTATCCGGCGGCGGCGCTGCACGATAAACCTAGTGTCGGCTACATGCGGCAGATCTCGGCCGAGGGCGTGCTCGGCCTCAACCCCACGCTGATCCTGGCGATCCAGGGGGCAGGTCCACGCGAGGCCATGGACCTCCTGGAGACGGCGAAGGTGCCGCTGGTGCTGGTGCCCGAGACCTATTCCGAGGAGGGCCTGATCGAGAAGATCAAGCTGGTCGGCCATGCCATGGGCGTCGATGCCCGCGCAGAATGCCTGAGCGTCGCGGTCAGCGCCGATCTCAAGCAGCTCCGTGCCCTGCGCGCCAAGGTGACGAAGCCCGTGCGCGTGATGTTCGTGATGTCGCTCCAGAACGGACGTGCGATGGTCGCCGGCCACAAAACTGCGGCCGACGAGATCATCCAGCTCGCCGGCGCGGCCAATGCCGTCGAGGATTACGACGGCTACAAGATCATCGGCGACGAGGCGATCGTGGCGGCCAAACCCGATGTCGTGCTCTCGATCGACCGCGACAAGGATTCGCTCCGGGCCGACGCGGTCTATTCCCATCCCGGCTTTGCCCTGACACCGGTCGCGGCCAACAAGAGCTTTATCGCGATGGACGGGCTTTATCTGCTCGGCTTCGGGCCGCGCACGGCCGCGGCGGCGCGCGATCTGTCGGTCAAGCTGTATCCGGCTCTGGCCGATAACGGCGGCGCCTTCACGTCGGCTCTGTCGGCGACGAACTGCCGGCAATGA
- a CDS encoding hemin uptake protein HemP — protein sequence MSAASGDHSGDAAGPTQSPSATTRTLTMRGSRIDSRELFAAEREIIIAHGEDSYRLRLTSQNKLILTK from the coding sequence ATGTCAGCAGCGTCCGGAGACCATAGCGGCGATGCGGCAGGGCCGACACAAAGCCCTTCTGCAACAACGAGAACTCTCACCATGCGCGGGAGCCGGATCGACAGCCGCGAGCTCTTTGCGGCGGAGCGCGAGATCATCATCGCGCATGGTGAGGACAGCTACCGCCTCCGCCTGACCTCGCAGAACAAGCTGATCCTGACGAAGTAA
- a CDS encoding TonB-dependent hemoglobin/transferrin/lactoferrin family receptor, whose translation MADGARYSRALILGASVVSIAAMLPASSFAQTADQAAQSAKPAKPKQAKRKPAKPQADQQQATPAVMNARAQAGGAAPVQTLDAITVAASKTEERAVDALAPVSVVTSGQIEARQPSTVGDLIYNVPGVWVQNRGDEPSTSINIRGLQDFGRVAVVVDGARQNYQRTGHFANGSFFLNPELISGIDIVRGPTANIYGSGAIGGVASFRTKDIEDVVRAGERWGVDVKSVLGSNYGRALGSAFGGVHVNPNVDVFAGGTYSTQENYKDGTGYEVANTGNRLSSGVAKLTLRPADGHEVKLGTIFQEDLYSVGQPPRKAGDPNTTNANGTLNLGGTSIYKTDVKNYTTTLGWKYNQPDDQLFDWDSKIYWNRTENDQVKTAHTSTTASAYCGGVPGNAVSGCIGSTRGYLLDTYGIDLYNTSRFVTGDWRHAVTYGLDAFQDQVSSRDTTGTSEITTPGGKRTVSGGFVQWKTNYTSMLEVISALRYDNYQLSSGTTSSSGDRLSPKITVALVPTAVVTPYVSYAEGYRAPSITETLITGSHTAASPFDSFFRCPSGTPGPGADSTFCFVSNPNLRPEVGKNKEIGFNIKKNDLFIAGDTLRGKINVFRNDVENFIDLVNFGAPLGGPGGPMPFYQYQNIAEARIQGFEAETMYDANLWFFGLSGSYMNGKNVQTGFGLSSIPPQKITTTAGVRLLDRSLILSMMWTSAIANTDIPTNYLPATSYQLVNLYLQYQPTRDMTLNFSVENLLNQYYRPYALPAGSTTDTQNDVKWASAGAGLVVKGGLKYHFGGI comes from the coding sequence ATGGCTGACGGGGCTAGGTATTCGCGCGCGCTGATTTTGGGTGCGTCAGTGGTTTCAATTGCTGCGATGTTGCCGGCGAGCAGTTTCGCCCAGACCGCGGATCAAGCCGCGCAGTCGGCCAAACCTGCGAAGCCGAAACAGGCCAAGCGCAAGCCGGCCAAGCCGCAGGCCGACCAGCAGCAGGCGACGCCCGCAGTCATGAATGCGCGTGCCCAGGCCGGCGGCGCCGCGCCTGTCCAGACGCTTGACGCGATTACGGTTGCTGCCTCCAAGACCGAAGAGCGCGCGGTCGATGCGCTCGCACCGGTCAGCGTCGTGACTTCAGGGCAGATCGAAGCCCGCCAGCCCAGCACCGTCGGCGATCTCATCTATAATGTGCCGGGCGTGTGGGTCCAGAATCGCGGCGACGAGCCGTCGACCTCGATCAATATCCGCGGCCTGCAGGATTTCGGCCGGGTCGCCGTGGTTGTCGACGGCGCGCGGCAGAACTATCAGCGCACGGGTCACTTCGCCAACGGCTCGTTCTTCCTCAATCCTGAGCTGATCAGCGGCATCGACATCGTCCGCGGTCCGACCGCCAACATTTATGGCTCGGGCGCGATCGGCGGCGTGGCGTCGTTCCGCACCAAGGATATCGAAGACGTCGTGCGCGCAGGCGAGCGCTGGGGCGTCGACGTGAAGTCGGTGCTCGGCAGCAATTACGGCCGCGCGCTCGGCTCGGCCTTCGGCGGCGTTCACGTCAATCCCAATGTCGACGTGTTCGCGGGTGGCACCTACAGCACCCAGGAGAACTACAAGGACGGGACCGGCTACGAGGTCGCCAATACCGGCAACCGGCTGTCGAGCGGCGTTGCCAAGCTGACGTTGCGGCCCGCCGACGGACACGAGGTCAAGCTCGGGACCATCTTCCAGGAGGACCTCTACAGCGTGGGCCAGCCGCCGCGGAAAGCGGGCGATCCCAACACGACCAACGCGAACGGTACGCTCAACCTGGGCGGCACCTCGATCTACAAAACCGATGTGAAGAACTACACCACGACGCTCGGCTGGAAGTACAACCAGCCCGACGATCAGTTGTTCGACTGGGATTCGAAGATCTACTGGAATCGCACCGAGAACGACCAGGTCAAGACCGCGCACACCAGCACCACGGCATCGGCCTATTGCGGCGGCGTGCCCGGCAACGCGGTGTCCGGCTGTATCGGCAGCACGCGGGGATATCTGCTCGATACCTATGGTATCGATCTGTACAACACGTCGCGCTTTGTGACCGGCGACTGGCGCCACGCAGTTACTTATGGCCTCGACGCGTTCCAGGATCAGGTCTCGTCGCGAGACACGACCGGAACGTCCGAGATCACGACGCCCGGCGGCAAGCGTACGGTTTCCGGCGGCTTCGTGCAGTGGAAGACCAACTACACCTCCATGCTCGAGGTGATCAGCGCGCTGCGTTACGACAACTACCAGCTCTCGTCGGGCACAACCTCTTCCAGTGGAGATCGGCTGTCGCCGAAGATCACGGTCGCGCTGGTGCCGACCGCGGTCGTCACGCCCTATGTCAGCTATGCCGAAGGCTATCGCGCGCCGTCGATCACCGAGACGCTGATCACCGGCTCGCATACCGCTGCCTCGCCCTTCGACAGCTTCTTCCGTTGTCCGTCCGGCACGCCGGGCCCCGGCGCGGACTCCACGTTCTGCTTCGTTTCGAATCCGAACCTGCGGCCGGAGGTCGGCAAGAACAAGGAGATCGGCTTCAATATCAAGAAGAACGATCTGTTCATTGCGGGCGACACGCTGCGCGGAAAGATCAACGTGTTCCGCAACGACGTCGAGAACTTCATCGACCTGGTCAATTTTGGCGCGCCGCTCGGCGGGCCGGGAGGGCCGATGCCGTTCTATCAGTACCAGAACATCGCGGAGGCCCGGATCCAGGGCTTCGAAGCCGAGACGATGTATGACGCCAATCTCTGGTTCTTCGGCCTCTCCGGTTCTTACATGAACGGCAAGAACGTCCAGACCGGATTTGGGCTGTCCAGCATTCCGCCGCAGAAGATCACGACGACGGCCGGCGTACGCCTGCTCGACCGTTCGCTCATCCTGTCGATGATGTGGACGTCGGCGATCGCCAACACGGATATTCCGACCAACTATTTGCCGGCTACTTCATACCAACTGGTCAACCTGTATCTGCAGTATCAGCCGACGCGGGACATGACGCTCAACTTCTCGGTCGAGAACCTTCTGAACCAGTACTACCGGCCCTACGCACTTCCCGCCGGCAGCACGACCGACACGCAAAACGACGTGAAATGGGCGAGTGCCGGCGCGGGGCTCGTGGTCAAGGGAGGCCTGAAGTATCACTTCGGCGGCATCTAG
- a CDS encoding antibiotic biosynthesis monooxygenase yields the protein MFIAMNRFQVKLGSEAAFETVWRTRESYLGSMAGFVEFHLLKGPVLEDHTLYSSHTVWVDKAAFEAWTRSEEFRRAHARADNRTGESLYLGHPKFEGFEVIMTERKANAAA from the coding sequence ATGTTCATCGCCATGAATCGTTTCCAGGTGAAGCTCGGCTCGGAAGCCGCTTTCGAGACCGTCTGGCGCACCCGCGAGTCCTATCTCGGCAGCATGGCCGGCTTCGTCGAATTCCACCTGCTCAAGGGACCGGTGCTCGAGGACCACACGCTGTATTCCTCGCACACGGTGTGGGTCGACAAGGCAGCCTTCGAGGCCTGGACGCGCTCGGAGGAATTCCGCCGCGCCCACGCGCGTGCTGACAACAGGACTGGGGAAAGCCTCTATCTCGGCCATCCCAAGTTCGAGGGGTTCGAGGTCATCATGACCGAGCGCAAGGCGAACGCGGCCGCCTGA
- the hutX gene encoding heme utilization cystosolic carrier protein HutX, producing MLSTDLADLKAYMTDNPGAVIEDVARERKVTPRAVIEALPSSMVRIGGGEHFAAAMQDIAAWGEVTLIIHTDDAIFEFTGGVPAGEIGRGYFNLMQPKGLHGHLRHERCAGVAFVERPFMGKSSAFVAFVNADGGIMFKVFVGRDETRALRGDQLARFRQLADRIAARPTA from the coding sequence ATGTTGAGCACCGATCTCGCCGACCTCAAGGCGTACATGACCGACAATCCGGGCGCGGTGATCGAGGACGTCGCGCGCGAGCGCAAGGTCACGCCGCGCGCAGTGATCGAGGCGCTGCCGTCGTCGATGGTGCGCATTGGCGGCGGCGAGCACTTCGCCGCTGCGATGCAGGACATTGCGGCATGGGGCGAGGTCACTCTGATCATCCACACGGATGATGCGATCTTCGAGTTCACGGGTGGGGTGCCGGCGGGCGAGATCGGGCGCGGCTATTTCAACCTGATGCAGCCGAAGGGATTGCACGGCCATCTCCGCCACGAGCGCTGCGCAGGCGTAGCCTTCGTCGAGCGTCCCTTCATGGGCAAGAGCTCGGCCTTCGTTGCTTTCGTGAACGCCGACGGCGGCATCATGTTCAAGGTGTTCGTCGGCCGCGATGAGACCCGGGCGCTGCGCGGGGACCAGCTGGCACGGTTCCGGCAGCTCGCGGACCGGATCGCGGCACGGCCCACGGCGTAG
- the exbB gene encoding tonB-system energizer ExbB gives MQGIFRLRQMIVTIALALAPAPAFAIDEALLPRNLSPWGMFLGADIVVKTVMVGLAVASLVTWTVWLAKSIELRRKGALALQRTRALEGNIKLAEAAERAGNAHDAVAQLIQSCAKEAELSGGVLDDGLQERVALRLERVEAAMSRQIARGTGVLATIGATAPFVGLFGTVWGIMNSFIGISESHTTSLAVVAPGIAEALLATALGLVAAIPAVVIYNQLVRGIANYRALLGDASAQLMLLVSRQRDHRDFRLARAAE, from the coding sequence ATGCAGGGCATTTTCAGGCTTCGGCAAATGATCGTAACAATCGCGCTGGCGCTCGCGCCGGCGCCAGCCTTCGCGATCGACGAGGCGTTGCTGCCGCGCAATTTGTCCCCATGGGGCATGTTCCTCGGTGCCGACATCGTCGTGAAGACGGTGATGGTGGGACTGGCCGTCGCCTCGCTGGTGACGTGGACGGTGTGGCTGGCCAAGTCCATCGAGCTGCGCCGCAAGGGCGCGCTTGCCTTGCAGCGGACGCGCGCGCTCGAGGGCAACATCAAATTGGCGGAGGCCGCAGAGCGTGCCGGCAACGCGCATGACGCGGTCGCCCAACTCATCCAGTCCTGCGCCAAAGAGGCGGAGCTCTCCGGCGGCGTGCTTGATGACGGTCTTCAGGAGCGCGTTGCGCTGCGGCTGGAGCGCGTCGAGGCCGCGATGTCCAGGCAGATCGCGCGCGGCACCGGCGTGCTCGCGACCATCGGCGCCACCGCGCCGTTCGTCGGCCTGTTCGGCACGGTCTGGGGCATCATGAATTCCTTCATCGGCATCTCCGAGAGCCACACCACGAGCCTTGCCGTGGTCGCACCCGGTATCGCGGAAGCGCTGCTCGCGACCGCGCTCGGCCTCGTCGCCGCGATCCCGGCGGTGGTGATCTACAATCAGCTCGTTCGCGGCATCGCCAATTATCGCGCGCTGCTCGGCGACGCCTCGGCGCAGCTGATGCTGCTGGTGAGCCGGCAGCGCGATCACAGGGATTTCCGCCTGGCACGGGCAGCGGAGTAA
- the exbD gene encoding TonB system transport protein ExbD, translating into MGAKLGARSGSPLKRGGPDDLDVTHEINVTPFIDVMLVLLIIFMVAAPLATVDIGVELPATAAEPAPRPDKPTFVTVKPDLTVAVGEDTMARDGLATALAAATKGRKDERIYLRADKAVSYGDLMEVMNTLRNAGYLKVALVGLDGRS; encoded by the coding sequence ATGGGCGCGAAGCTCGGCGCACGCTCCGGATCGCCGCTCAAGCGCGGCGGCCCTGACGATCTCGACGTCACCCACGAGATCAACGTCACGCCCTTCATCGACGTGATGCTGGTGCTGCTGATCATCTTCATGGTGGCAGCTCCGCTCGCCACCGTCGACATCGGCGTCGAGCTGCCGGCAACCGCAGCGGAGCCGGCGCCGCGGCCGGACAAGCCGACCTTCGTGACGGTGAAGCCGGATCTCACCGTCGCCGTCGGCGAGGACACGATGGCACGCGATGGTCTCGCCACTGCGCTCGCTGCGGCCACCAAGGGCCGAAAGGACGAGCGCATCTATCTGCGCGCCGACAAGGCTGTGAGCTACGGCGACCTGATGGAGGTGATGAACACCTTGCGTAACGCCGGCTACCTCAAGGTCGCGCTGGTCGGCCTCGACGGGCGCAGCTGA
- a CDS encoding TonB family protein → MSANAFALHEPLGERETARWGVSAAVIVALHLAAALLAMSWLRSQPEQGVDMPAILIDMTPETSAPQSTPLDIAPGPVMEQADASPPEPTQQQAVEETIAPTPPQEKPDVVAPPEQKLEPSSPKPEPVQVAPVETPAPAKPRVVRPDARKPSDAPPAPRTSAPPRAERQAPLASAVSTGAVASAMATYYQRVRAHLMRFHQYPAGANGQKGVVRLSFTLGRGGQVLSSRVSGSSGVSALDAQAAAMMRQAQPFPAMPPEITYATVPINIPVIFGK, encoded by the coding sequence ATGTCTGCGAACGCTTTTGCCCTGCACGAGCCGCTCGGCGAGCGCGAGACCGCGCGCTGGGGCGTTTCGGCGGCGGTGATCGTCGCGTTGCATCTTGCGGCCGCGCTGCTGGCGATGAGCTGGCTGAGGTCGCAGCCCGAGCAGGGCGTCGACATGCCGGCCATCCTCATCGATATGACGCCGGAGACGTCGGCGCCGCAGTCAACGCCGCTGGATATCGCGCCGGGCCCGGTGATGGAGCAGGCGGATGCGTCGCCGCCGGAGCCGACGCAGCAACAGGCCGTCGAGGAAACCATCGCGCCGACGCCGCCGCAGGAAAAGCCGGACGTGGTGGCGCCGCCGGAGCAGAAGCTCGAGCCAAGTTCGCCGAAGCCGGAGCCAGTGCAAGTCGCACCCGTGGAGACGCCGGCGCCGGCCAAGCCCAGGGTGGTGCGCCCCGACGCCCGGAAGCCATCAGATGCACCGCCCGCGCCGCGCACCAGCGCGCCGCCGCGCGCGGAGCGTCAAGCTCCACTTGCCTCCGCCGTGAGTACGGGCGCGGTCGCATCGGCGATGGCGACCTATTACCAGCGCGTCCGTGCGCACCTCATGCGCTTCCACCAGTATCCGGCAGGTGCCAATGGTCAGAAAGGTGTGGTCAGGCTGAGCTTCACACTCGGCCGCGGGGGCCAGGTTCTGTCCAGCCGCGTCAGCGGATCGTCGGGCGTATCCGCGCTCGACGCCCAGGCCGCGGCGATGATGCGTCAGGCCCAGCCATTTCCAGCGATGCCACCCGAGATCACATACGCGACGGTCCCCATCAACATCCCGGTGATCTTCGGGAAGTGA